A stretch of DNA from Pongo pygmaeus isolate AG05252 chromosome 3, NHGRI_mPonPyg2-v2.0_pri, whole genome shotgun sequence:
TCGCGCAGTAGCGAATCTCCTTCACGCGACTCCCTCGCCGGCCTGTGAACCCGCAGGGGAGGCGGAGGTCGGTTCAAACCCTGCGAGAGCCCCTGCCCAGCGCCGAGTCCTGCACACGGTGGAAAGTCCTTACGCATTAGCGGGCAGGATTAAACGACTTCACACCACGAGGTGCAAGACTGGGCTTCGGGGCCTTCCTCGGTGTTGCTATTTTAAAAGAAGCTGCTCAATAACCCAGAAGAAGATGACGGGGGACGGTGGTGTAGACCCGGCTGGAGAAGAGTCCAGGGCCTGGGAGGCGCCCCCTCTGACTGAGGGGCTGGGGACCCTGAAGCTTGGGGTCCAGGCCCCGCCAGCGCTGCACCCGGCATTGTCCCGCCTGGGGCAGGCGTCCGGTCCCTCGGCAGTGCCGGCCAGCACGTAGTAgctgctgaataaataaatgcctgtGCAACAGGGAACGTCCCGGCCCACCCCGGCCGGGCCAGGGCCTAGGAAGGGCGGGCGTCCGGCGCCGCCGTGGGTCTCTCCGGCGTGGCCGCCCAAACCTCCTGGCCACGGCGGGGCTGCGGTGGGGGGACATCCTGGGGCGGGCGGCTGGACGGAAGGGACTGTTGTCGGGGCGAGTCCACGGCCAACCACCCCGAACCCAGCAGGGGAGGCCAGGGACCGGGAGCCTCCGGGGCCCCGCGGCTGGAGCTCCCGGACGCGAAGGGGCGGCGGGTGACTCGGGGAGCGGCGCGGGCGGCTCCAGGGCCGGACGGGAGTTCCTCCGCTTTCCGCCGCGCGGCTCGCGGTCTCAGCCTAGGTCATCGGGGGCCAGGAGCCCTGCGGAGGCCCCGCCGTCCCGGACCCACCGACGCGCTCCCGGGGCTTGGCGCTTTCCCACCACCCCGGACCGCCCTTGGGGTGCCGGAGGGGTTCGGGGCGCGGCGTGGGGAGCCTTTGTGCCCTCTCCGCTTGTTGAGGTTTTTTCTCCCGAGGAGAGCTCCCCCCCGCCACCCCTGTCCTCTCCAAAGTTTTGTGGTTTCCCTAGAAGACGAAAGAGGTTGAGAAGGTTGCGGAGACTTTTTTGCAATCTTCCCCGTCCAGAAACTCTAAAACCTCTAGGCGTTTCGCCCAGGGGAGCTATCTGGGGTCAAGGGGAGGGAGCCGGCCGCACATTCCTTCGCCCGCCTCCCTCCCACCTGGAGCCGCGGCCCCGCTGGGCCAGTGCGCCCGAGCTGGTGCGGCGACGCCGGCAGCGGCGGGGTTAAGCTCAGGAATGCGGCGGGAGGAATGCTCATGCAGATGAGGCGGGCGGGCGCATGCTAATCGCATGCAAATGAGGGGCCCGCCGCTGCCGCGGCCGCGCCGCAGCTTCCCGGATCCGAGCCCAGACGGCGGCGGCTCCGGCAGCCTGGGCGCCGCGACCCTCGGCGGCCGCAGGGGGACGgggcggaggaggaggaagaggcggAGGCAGCGGCGGCGAGGGGGAGGAGGGTTCGCTCGCCGGCTCCGACGCAGACATGGTGGACTGATCCCCAGCGGGGCCGCGAACAGCGTTTCCTGAGGCACCTCCCGCGCGTGGTTCCgccgcgccccgcgccccgcgcccctcAGCCCCTCGCCGGCGCCCGCGTCGCGGGTTGGCAGCCGGGCCCGGCAGCCGCGTTCCCGCCGCGTCCCGCGCCCGGTACCTATGGAGGCGCCGCTCGCCGGCGAGGCCGCCGACCATGCCTAGGAGGGCCGGGAGCGGTCAGCTGCCGCTGCCCCGGGGCTGGGAGGAGGCCAGGGACTACGACGGCAAAGTCTTCTACATTGACCACAACACCAGGAGGACCAGCTGGATCGACCCCCGGGACAGGTGGGCGCCGGCCGCGGGGGCGCGGGCCCGTTCGGACGCGGCGGCTGTTGTCCCGGAGACCCGGCCTcgcggggggcgggggcggcgcCGGCCCGTGGTGCCCCGAGGGGTCCCGGGAGGGATGTGGGGCTGGCTGCTCCGGCGGGGCCGAGGAGCCGCCCAAACCCGGGCTCCTCCGCCCACCGGCTTCCCGACGCCCCTCCGGGGACCCTGCGACACGCCCGGCCCCGAGGCAAGGCTGGAGTCGCTGCCCCGGGCCGACGCCGCACCCCAGCCTAACGGACCCGAGGGGCCGCCTGAGCCCTGTTAGGCACTTTCTTAGACTTCGAGGTGCCCACGTTGAGGCTGCAGGGCACCTTCGGCCTCTGGGCAGCGGGGGTGGGCTAGGGCCTCAGTGCCGGTTGGGGAACGAGCCCTCCGGGCCACCTGTGGCATCCCTCAGGCCGTCCTTGGCGCCGGAGACTGGGCTGCGAGCTCTTGGCGGGGGCGCCCAGACTGCCCGGAGGTCCCGAGCTGGGAAGGGGCTCCCGCCCCCCGCCGGGCCCTGCTAGTGGGTGTGACTGACTTTGCCCCTCAGAGTTTAAAAACGCGCGTTTGGGGGCTTCACTGTCTGTCGTTAGTCTTCACCTGAAAACTTGAACCGACTCCCAGATCGTGAACAGGCATATTCTGTTTGGAAGGGAGATGTAGTGAAATTAACGTTGGGTATTGAGGAACTCTGATTTGAGCTTAGCctggtttctttgtttgttttttgttttttaaattagctcAGGAACTGAAGGTTCACAAATGTTTCTATGTCCCATATTTTTTTACCCTTAAAATTTCTTAGAATTATTGTAAGAATAATAGGAGGTATTCCTAATTAtaaatttgtaaattatccattAAGGAGATATTCCTAATTGTAAATTTAAATAACATACCACCAGGAATAACTTCGACATTTGGacttttgtcatttctgaaaattataactttttattGAATGTGGCCCTTTGGGCTTTATAACCTTTTTAGGTGCTTCTCCTATTTaacattttcccttttctcaATTTGAAGCTGTAATACCTAACTACTTTATAGTCTCAGTTACTTTTGCCCTAAAAATGTTGTTTTTGAAAGCTACTAAAAAGCAATTACAAGAAAGTTATACATAACATTATAAATTTATGGAAC
This window harbors:
- the LOC129034707 gene encoding putative uncharacterized protein WWC2-AS2, translating into MSPHRSPAVARRFGRPRRRDPRRRRTPALPRPWPGRGGPGRSLLHRHLFIQQLLRAGRHCRGTGRLPQAGQCRVQRWRGLDPKLQGPQPLSQRGRLPGPGLFSSRVYTTVPRHLLLGY